The proteins below are encoded in one region of Apium graveolens cultivar Ventura chromosome 4, ASM990537v1, whole genome shotgun sequence:
- the LOC141721102 gene encoding histone-lysine N-methyltransferase ATXR7 isoform X1, whose amino-acid sequence MVSSTEKGDGSDSEIQFSEHGEATVSRKRRKVSELVHRDLSWNVLEEHCHVSASSSVERSHDCLSNVSNSLSCCNCDDAKLNSGVDTRFQLNGGNESISRSSTGGTSYPVNDAKLNSDIDTSGQLNGNNGSISHSSAGDTTYPVNDDKLNSGVEVDTRCQLNGGSETLSHTSIAGTSFPVKAEAAYASPAFVNSWMYVNAEGQLCGPYIQEQLYEGLSSGFLPEDLSVYPILNGSLINSVPLNYFKQFPDHVATGFAYLPGSISGVQTPAYCQTYPGSDFPSNTQELATTSGSYVSQTAYPAYVSFSNHNSNSQDLNTGEANFSKPYMPVSGEEPCWLFDDDEGRKHGPHSLVELYSWHHYGYLCDSLMITHADNKFKPFSLKSVVDTWRTGEKTFSLSNDKAHSTGSIQSISEDLCSQLHSGIMKTARRVVLDEVISHVIAECIASKKANKYQKFEVINQNVNAWSASTNMSKSCSASVVVTSSHEKALSDCVSEHTLPASRSPISTSSSLKSVGSAENFLDACAIIYRMLFDSSMQVVWNAVFHDPIVEFSSAWRRTKLWPSHSAVLGQKNSRKQYEGEVAKGQFVALQSEPGISDGEADCPPGFELPSIVSDVHILSPSVSSCFCNGEESYGRDLQSKNQIFKDVGSILVGVEHDLHFSAMMSLTPYFESIVDEEVKTIIGSPEDDQSNEVEVDPPIEQQHIISLSGSSETFLDLEKISDNNYQVPSESEKRDHQNSVSARNPVSHVLTNTLVKLCATLRGTDVVKDIDMLDAPGSEIKSENLAPLQISTVRSSRSQERFPQITLYVVLAMFRQKLHDDLLRECSSSLIKGAFNKFWFSYRSSRKSSKSKKVMKRTNRINDERPSNLSAAVDKYNEKVRSKHDTEPSDISLMTGRYTYSRKKGLRNKSGSFSEWANFANIGSHKISVGLSNEPDASVEATQNTEVNASVLSKIIDLDCSTEICADANEQTVQSEHLPSDTTNHKALKIAHVNEKSSRRTKKLLPALPNDSTKVKKDANSKSKNLGTQEHGSDGSKMFLINQNKVLNTKRKHTVDNNTPPEKLLKVEKGPTGQVPFKQVEVTKSKSSKYRTSPVYPKSYGCARTSINGWEWHKWSITATPSERTRVRGSTLRHAQSRGSEINVSQISNSKGLSARTNRVKMRNLLAAADGADLLKATQLKARKKRLRFQQSKIHDWGLVALEPIDAEDFVIEYVGELIRSSISDIRERQYEKMGIGSSYLFRLDDGYVVDATKRGGIARFINHSCEPNCYTKVISVEGQKKIFIYAKRHILAGEELTYDYKFPVEEIKIPCNCGSNRCRRSLN is encoded by the exons ATGGTCTCTAGTACTGAGAAAGGAGATGGATCGGATTCGGAAATTCAGTTTAGTGAACACGGGGAAGCTACTGTATCTAGAAAGAGACGGAAAGTGTCTGAATTGGTGCACAGGGATTTGTCGTGGAATGTACTTGAAGAACACTGTCATGTTAGTGCTTCATCTTCGGTTGAGAGGAGTCACGATTGTTTAAGTAATGTTAGTAATTCTTTATCATGTTGTAATTGTGATGATGCTAAATTAAATTCGGGAGTTGACACGCGCTTCCAGTTAAATGGCGGAAATGAAAGTATATCTCGTAGCAGTACAGGAGGCACTTCTTATCCGGTCAATGACGCGAAGTTAAATTCAGATATTGACACGAGCGGCCAGTTAAATGGCAACAACGGAAGCATATCTCATAGCAGTGCAGGCGACACTACTTATCCGGTTAATGATGATAAGTTGAATTCGGGAGTTGAAGTTGACACGAGATGCCAGTTAAATGGCGGCAGTGAAACCTTATCTCATACTAGTATCGCAGGCACTTCTTTTCCGGTCAAGGCAGAAGCTGCCTATGCATCTCCTGCATTTGTGAATTCTTGGATGTATGTCAATGCAGAAGGTCAATTGTGTGGTCCTTACATTCAGGAGCAATTGTATGAGGGGTTGTCATCTGGTTTTCTGCCAGAAGATCTTTCTGTCTACCCAATATTGAATGGGAGCTTGATTAACTCTGTTCCACTGAATTACTTTAAACAGTTTCCGGATCATGTTGCTACCGGATTTGCATATTTACCAGGGTCTATCTCTGGAGTTCAGACACCTGCATATTGTCAAACTTACCCTGGCAGTGACTTTCCATCAAACACTCAGGAACTAGCCACAACCAGTGGATCTTATGTTTCTCAGACTGCATATCCAGCTTATGTTAGTTTTAGCAATCATAACTCCAATTCTCAGGACTTGAACACCGGTGAAGCCAATTTTTCTAAGCCATATATGCCAGTG TCAGGTGAAGAACCTTGTTGGCTTTTTGATGACGATGAAGGGAGGAAACATGGCCCACACTCTCTTGTAGAACTTTACTCTTGGCATCACTATGGGTATCTTTGTGATTCATTGATG ATTACTCATGCCGACAATAAGTTCAAGCCCTTCAGTTTAAAATCCGTAGTGGACACTTGGAGAACCGGGGAGAAAACTTTCTCTCTATCCAATGACAAAGCCCACTCTACTGGTTCTATACAGAGCATATCTGAAGATCTTTGCTCTCAACTGCACTCTGGGATCATGAAAACGGCACGTAGAGTTGTTCTAGATGAAGTTATTAGTCATGTTATTGCGGAGTGTATTGCCTCAAAGAAAGCAAACAAGTACCAGAAGTTTGAAGTGATCAATCAGAATGTGAATGCATGGTCTGCAAGTACCAACATG AGTAAATCTTGTTCTGCGAGCGTCGTGGTTACTAGTTCACATGAAAAGGCATTATCTGATTGTGTTTCTGAGCACACTCTGCCAGCAAGCAGAAGTCCAATCAGCACTTCATCTAGCTTGAAGTCTGTTGGCAGTGCAGAGAATTTCTTGGATGCTTGTGCTATTATCTATCGGATGCTGTTTGATTCGTCTATGCAAGTCGTATGGAATGCTGTCTTTCATGATCCTATAGTTGAATTTTCCTCAGCCTGGAGGAGGACAAAATTGTGGCCCAGCCATAGTGCTGTCCTTGGACAGAAGAACTCGAGAAAGCAATACGAGGGAGAAGTAGCGAAAGGGCAGTTTGTAGCT TTGCAATCTGAACCAGGAATATCTGATGGGGAAGCTGATTGCCCTCCCGGGTTTGAGCTGCCGAGTATTGTATCTGATGTACACATTTTGTCACCTTCCGTGTCTTCATGTTTTTGCAATGGAGAAGAGTCTTATGGAAGGGATCTTCAGAGCAAGAATCAAATCTTCAAGGATGTGGGTTCCATTTTGGTAGGTGTAGAACATGACCTTCATTTCTCGGCAATGATGTCTTTGACTCCATATTTTGAATCTATTGTGGATGAAGAAGTGAAAACAATAATTGGTTCCCCAGAAGATGACCAATCGAATGAG GTGGAAGTTGATCCACCTATTGAACAGCAACATATAATAAGTCTGAGTGGTTCTTCAGAGACGTTTCTTGATTTGGAAAAAATCTCAGATAATAATTATCAAGTTCCGTCAGAATCAGAAAAGCGAGATCATCAGAATAGTGTTTCTGCCAGAAATCCTGTGTCTCATGTTTTGACAAACACACTTGTTAAACTTTGTGCAACTTTACGTGGTACAGATGTGGTTAAAGATATCGATATGCTGGATGCACCTGGATCTGAGATTAAATCTGAAAACCTTGCTCCATTACAGATTAGCACAGTCCGCTCCTCCAGGTCACAAGAGCGTTTTCCTCAGATAACACTCTATGTTGTCTTAGCTATGTTCCGTCAAAAGTTGCACGATGATCTACTCAGGGAATGTAGTTCCTCACTTATTAAAGGTGCTTTTAACAAGTTTTGGTTCTCATATCGCTCTTCAAGAAAAAGCTCTAAATCAAAGAAAGTGATG AAGAGAACGAACAGGATAAATGATGAGAGACCCAGTAATTTGTCTGCTGCAGTTGACAAGTATAATGAAAAGGTTAGGAGTAAGCATGACACAGAACCTTCAGACATTTCTTTAATGACCGGAAGATACACATATTCCCGTAAGAAAGGGTTGAGGAACAAGTCGGGTTCATTTTCCGAGTGGGCAAATTTTGCTAACATTGGATCTCATAAAATATCTGTTGGGCTTTCAAATGAACCAGATGCATCCGTAGAGGCAACTCAGAATACAGAAGTTAATGCTTCAGTTCTGTCTAAAATTATAGATTTAGATTGCTCTACTGAGATATGTGCTGATGCTAATGAGCAGACTGTGCAGAGTGAACACTTGCCATCTGATACCACAAACCATAAAGCACTGAAAATTGCACATG TCAATGAGAAAAGTTCAAGACGTACCAAAAAGTTACTCCCGGCCCTGCCAAATGACTCAACCAAGGTCAAGAAGGATGCTAACAGTAAAAGCAAGAATTTGGGAACTCAGGAGCATGGCAGTGATGGTTCCAAAATGTTCCTAATAAACC AAAACAAGGTTTTAAATACAAAACGGAAGCATACAGTGGATAATAACACCCCCCCTGAGAAACTGTTGAAAGTGGAAAAAGGCCCCACTGGGCAAGTGCCATTTAAACAAGTAGAGGTTACAAAGAGCAAAAGCAGTAAATACAGAACATCGCCAGTCTACCCTAAGTCTTATGGATGTGCCCGAACATCGATCAACGGTTGGGAATGGCATAAATGGTCAATTACTGCAACTCCTTCCGAAAGAACTCGTGTACGAGGAAGTACCCTTAGACATGCTCAAAGCAGGGGATCCGAAATAAATGTCTCTCAAATTTCAAATTCCAAGGGCCTGTCTGCACGAACAAACAGGGTGAAAATGCGCAATCTTCTTGCTGCAGCTGATGGTGCTGATCTTTTAAAAGCCACTCAGCTTAAG GCACGAAAGAAACGTTTACGTTTCCAACAGAGCAAGATACATGATTGGGGTCTGGTTGCACTGGAGCCAATTGATGCGGAAGATTTTGTTATTGAATACGTTGGAGAACTAATTCGATCTAGT ATATCTGATATACGTGAACGCCAATATGAGAAGATGGGAATTGGGAGCAGTTATCTCTTTAGACTGGATGATGGGTATGTG GTAGATGCTACAAAGCGTGGTGGAATTGCTAGATTTATAAATCATTCCTGTGAG CCTAATTGCTATACGAAAGTTATTAGTGTTGAAGGCCAGAAAAAGATTTTCATTTATGCAAAAAGACATATACTTGCTGGTGAAGAACTCACATATGATTATAAATTTCCAGTGGAAGAAATAAAAATACCCTGCAACTGCGGTTCTAATAG GTGTCGTCGATCACTTAATTAG
- the LOC141721102 gene encoding histone-lysine N-methyltransferase ATXR7 isoform X3, with protein sequence MVSSTEKGDGSDSEIQFSEHGEATVSRKRRKVSELVHRDLSWNVLEEHCHVSASSSVERSHDCLSNVSNSLSCCNCDDAKLNSGVDTRFQLNGGNESISRSSTGGTSYPVNDAKLNSDIDTSGQLNGNNGSISHSSAGDTTYPVNDDKLNSGVEVDTRCQLNGGSETLSHTSIAGTSFPVKAEAAYASPAFVNSWMYVNAEGQLCGPYIQEQLYEGLSSGFLPEDLSVYPILNGSLINSVPLNYFKQFPDHVATGFAYLPGSISGVQTPAYCQTYPGSDFPSNTQELATTSGSYVSQTAYPAYVSFSNHNSNSQDLNTGEANFSKPYMPVSGEEPCWLFDDDEGRKHGPHSLVELYSWHHYGYLCDSLMITHADNKFKPFSLKSVVDTWRTGEKTFSLSNDKAHSTGSIQSISEDLCSQLHSGIMKTARRVVLDEVISHVIAECIASKKANKYQKFEVINQNVNAWSASTNMSKSCSASVVVTSSHEKALSDCVSEHTLPASRSPISTSSSLKSVGSAENFLDACAIIYRMLFDSSMQVVWNAVFHDPIVEFSSAWRRTKLWPSHSAVLGQKNSRKQYEGEVAKGQFVALQSEPGISDGEADCPPGFELPSIVSDVHILSPSVSSCFCNGEESYGRDLQSKNQIFKDVGSILVGVEHDLHFSAMMSLTPYFESIVDEEVKTIIGSPEDDQSNEVEVDPPIEQQHIISLSGSSETFLDLEKISDNNYQVPSESEKRDHQNSVSARNPVSHVLTNTLVKLCATLRGTDVVKDIDMLDAPGSEIKSENLAPLQISTVRSSRSQERFPQITLYVVLAMFRQKLHDDLLRECSSSLIKGAFNKFWFSYRSSRKSSKSKKVMKRTNRINDERPSNLSAAVDKYNEKVRSKHDTEPSDISLMTGRYTYSRKKGLRNKSGSFSEWANFANIGSHKISVGLSNEPDASVEATQNTEVNASVLSKIIDLDCSTEICADANEQTVQSEHLPSDTTNHKALKIAHVNEKSSRRTKKLLPALPNDSTKVKKDANSKSKNLGTQEHGSDGSKMFLINQNKVLNTKRKHTVDNNTPPEKLLKVEKGPTGQVPFKQVEVTKSKSSKYRTSPVYPKSYGCARTSINGWEWHKWSITATPSERTRVRGSTLRHAQSRGSEINVSQISNSKGLSARTNRVKMRNLLAAADGADLLKATQLKARKKRLRFQQSKIHDWGLVALEPIDAEDFVIEYVGELIRSSISDIRERQYEKMGIGSSYLFRLDDGYVPNCYTKVISVEGQKKIFIYAKRHILAGEELTYDYKFPVEEIKIPCNCGSNRCRRSLN encoded by the exons ATGGTCTCTAGTACTGAGAAAGGAGATGGATCGGATTCGGAAATTCAGTTTAGTGAACACGGGGAAGCTACTGTATCTAGAAAGAGACGGAAAGTGTCTGAATTGGTGCACAGGGATTTGTCGTGGAATGTACTTGAAGAACACTGTCATGTTAGTGCTTCATCTTCGGTTGAGAGGAGTCACGATTGTTTAAGTAATGTTAGTAATTCTTTATCATGTTGTAATTGTGATGATGCTAAATTAAATTCGGGAGTTGACACGCGCTTCCAGTTAAATGGCGGAAATGAAAGTATATCTCGTAGCAGTACAGGAGGCACTTCTTATCCGGTCAATGACGCGAAGTTAAATTCAGATATTGACACGAGCGGCCAGTTAAATGGCAACAACGGAAGCATATCTCATAGCAGTGCAGGCGACACTACTTATCCGGTTAATGATGATAAGTTGAATTCGGGAGTTGAAGTTGACACGAGATGCCAGTTAAATGGCGGCAGTGAAACCTTATCTCATACTAGTATCGCAGGCACTTCTTTTCCGGTCAAGGCAGAAGCTGCCTATGCATCTCCTGCATTTGTGAATTCTTGGATGTATGTCAATGCAGAAGGTCAATTGTGTGGTCCTTACATTCAGGAGCAATTGTATGAGGGGTTGTCATCTGGTTTTCTGCCAGAAGATCTTTCTGTCTACCCAATATTGAATGGGAGCTTGATTAACTCTGTTCCACTGAATTACTTTAAACAGTTTCCGGATCATGTTGCTACCGGATTTGCATATTTACCAGGGTCTATCTCTGGAGTTCAGACACCTGCATATTGTCAAACTTACCCTGGCAGTGACTTTCCATCAAACACTCAGGAACTAGCCACAACCAGTGGATCTTATGTTTCTCAGACTGCATATCCAGCTTATGTTAGTTTTAGCAATCATAACTCCAATTCTCAGGACTTGAACACCGGTGAAGCCAATTTTTCTAAGCCATATATGCCAGTG TCAGGTGAAGAACCTTGTTGGCTTTTTGATGACGATGAAGGGAGGAAACATGGCCCACACTCTCTTGTAGAACTTTACTCTTGGCATCACTATGGGTATCTTTGTGATTCATTGATG ATTACTCATGCCGACAATAAGTTCAAGCCCTTCAGTTTAAAATCCGTAGTGGACACTTGGAGAACCGGGGAGAAAACTTTCTCTCTATCCAATGACAAAGCCCACTCTACTGGTTCTATACAGAGCATATCTGAAGATCTTTGCTCTCAACTGCACTCTGGGATCATGAAAACGGCACGTAGAGTTGTTCTAGATGAAGTTATTAGTCATGTTATTGCGGAGTGTATTGCCTCAAAGAAAGCAAACAAGTACCAGAAGTTTGAAGTGATCAATCAGAATGTGAATGCATGGTCTGCAAGTACCAACATG AGTAAATCTTGTTCTGCGAGCGTCGTGGTTACTAGTTCACATGAAAAGGCATTATCTGATTGTGTTTCTGAGCACACTCTGCCAGCAAGCAGAAGTCCAATCAGCACTTCATCTAGCTTGAAGTCTGTTGGCAGTGCAGAGAATTTCTTGGATGCTTGTGCTATTATCTATCGGATGCTGTTTGATTCGTCTATGCAAGTCGTATGGAATGCTGTCTTTCATGATCCTATAGTTGAATTTTCCTCAGCCTGGAGGAGGACAAAATTGTGGCCCAGCCATAGTGCTGTCCTTGGACAGAAGAACTCGAGAAAGCAATACGAGGGAGAAGTAGCGAAAGGGCAGTTTGTAGCT TTGCAATCTGAACCAGGAATATCTGATGGGGAAGCTGATTGCCCTCCCGGGTTTGAGCTGCCGAGTATTGTATCTGATGTACACATTTTGTCACCTTCCGTGTCTTCATGTTTTTGCAATGGAGAAGAGTCTTATGGAAGGGATCTTCAGAGCAAGAATCAAATCTTCAAGGATGTGGGTTCCATTTTGGTAGGTGTAGAACATGACCTTCATTTCTCGGCAATGATGTCTTTGACTCCATATTTTGAATCTATTGTGGATGAAGAAGTGAAAACAATAATTGGTTCCCCAGAAGATGACCAATCGAATGAG GTGGAAGTTGATCCACCTATTGAACAGCAACATATAATAAGTCTGAGTGGTTCTTCAGAGACGTTTCTTGATTTGGAAAAAATCTCAGATAATAATTATCAAGTTCCGTCAGAATCAGAAAAGCGAGATCATCAGAATAGTGTTTCTGCCAGAAATCCTGTGTCTCATGTTTTGACAAACACACTTGTTAAACTTTGTGCAACTTTACGTGGTACAGATGTGGTTAAAGATATCGATATGCTGGATGCACCTGGATCTGAGATTAAATCTGAAAACCTTGCTCCATTACAGATTAGCACAGTCCGCTCCTCCAGGTCACAAGAGCGTTTTCCTCAGATAACACTCTATGTTGTCTTAGCTATGTTCCGTCAAAAGTTGCACGATGATCTACTCAGGGAATGTAGTTCCTCACTTATTAAAGGTGCTTTTAACAAGTTTTGGTTCTCATATCGCTCTTCAAGAAAAAGCTCTAAATCAAAGAAAGTGATG AAGAGAACGAACAGGATAAATGATGAGAGACCCAGTAATTTGTCTGCTGCAGTTGACAAGTATAATGAAAAGGTTAGGAGTAAGCATGACACAGAACCTTCAGACATTTCTTTAATGACCGGAAGATACACATATTCCCGTAAGAAAGGGTTGAGGAACAAGTCGGGTTCATTTTCCGAGTGGGCAAATTTTGCTAACATTGGATCTCATAAAATATCTGTTGGGCTTTCAAATGAACCAGATGCATCCGTAGAGGCAACTCAGAATACAGAAGTTAATGCTTCAGTTCTGTCTAAAATTATAGATTTAGATTGCTCTACTGAGATATGTGCTGATGCTAATGAGCAGACTGTGCAGAGTGAACACTTGCCATCTGATACCACAAACCATAAAGCACTGAAAATTGCACATG TCAATGAGAAAAGTTCAAGACGTACCAAAAAGTTACTCCCGGCCCTGCCAAATGACTCAACCAAGGTCAAGAAGGATGCTAACAGTAAAAGCAAGAATTTGGGAACTCAGGAGCATGGCAGTGATGGTTCCAAAATGTTCCTAATAAACC AAAACAAGGTTTTAAATACAAAACGGAAGCATACAGTGGATAATAACACCCCCCCTGAGAAACTGTTGAAAGTGGAAAAAGGCCCCACTGGGCAAGTGCCATTTAAACAAGTAGAGGTTACAAAGAGCAAAAGCAGTAAATACAGAACATCGCCAGTCTACCCTAAGTCTTATGGATGTGCCCGAACATCGATCAACGGTTGGGAATGGCATAAATGGTCAATTACTGCAACTCCTTCCGAAAGAACTCGTGTACGAGGAAGTACCCTTAGACATGCTCAAAGCAGGGGATCCGAAATAAATGTCTCTCAAATTTCAAATTCCAAGGGCCTGTCTGCACGAACAAACAGGGTGAAAATGCGCAATCTTCTTGCTGCAGCTGATGGTGCTGATCTTTTAAAAGCCACTCAGCTTAAG GCACGAAAGAAACGTTTACGTTTCCAACAGAGCAAGATACATGATTGGGGTCTGGTTGCACTGGAGCCAATTGATGCGGAAGATTTTGTTATTGAATACGTTGGAGAACTAATTCGATCTAGT ATATCTGATATACGTGAACGCCAATATGAGAAGATGGGAATTGGGAGCAGTTATCTCTTTAGACTGGATGATGGGTATGTG CCTAATTGCTATACGAAAGTTATTAGTGTTGAAGGCCAGAAAAAGATTTTCATTTATGCAAAAAGACATATACTTGCTGGTGAAGAACTCACATATGATTATAAATTTCCAGTGGAAGAAATAAAAATACCCTGCAACTGCGGTTCTAATAG GTGTCGTCGATCACTTAATTAG